The following are from one region of the Mannheimia granulomatis genome:
- the fdnG gene encoding formate dehydrogenase-N subunit alpha: MQISRRKFFKVCAGGMAGTSAAMLGFAPATALAAPREYKLLRAKETRQTCTYCAVGCGMIMYSLGGEAMNSKGKLFHIEGDSDHPVSRGALCPKGAGALDYVNSDRRVHYPEVREPGSKEWKRISWHEAVERIARHIKNDRDDNFIEKNTEGTPVNQWLTAGFLAGSACSNETGIITQKWIRSLGMVFTDNQASIUHGPTVASLAPSFGRGAMTNHWVDIKNADLVIVMGGNAAEAHPVGFRWAIEAKKQNGAKLMVVDPRFNRSAAVADIYMPLRPGTDIAFLLGAVNYLLKNDKIQHEYVKHYTNATFLVHEGFKFEDGLFTGYDEATRTYKDRSTWAYQMDEEGNPKRDMTLQDPRCILNMLREHVSRYTPEMVERITGTSQKDFLIFCEEIAKTSAPDKAATFLYALGWTQHTVGAQNIRSMAIIQLLCGNIGVAGGGVNALRGHSNVQGITDLGLFPARLPAYLPLPSESDVSLEAFLARITPKTMGTGQTNYWQNTPKFFISMMKSFYGDKATAENEFGFHYLPKLQKGGIDHFRFIEQMYEGKINGYFCQGMNPIASYPNSQKIIKALSNLKYLVIFDPLVTDTSEFWKNHGEFNNVNSEEIQTEVFRLPTTCFAEEEGSIANSGRWLQWHWKASDAPGEAKPDIDILSEIRAELIHLYHKEGGKAPVEPLEAMTWNYTNPLEPKAEEIAKENNGYALEDVKDADGNVIVKKGELLSSFGQMRDDGTTSGACWIYTGQWTQKGNQMANRDNSDPSGLGNTLGWAFAWPANRRILYNRASADLSGKPWNPRRQLVKWNGKNWNYIDVADFGTAPPNAPTMPFIMQPEGVSGLFVRERMIDGAFPEHYEPLETPIGTNPLHPNVIYSPVARILPTDKADLGTSADFPYVGTTYRLTEHFHYWTKNSMINVIAQPEQFVEISEKLAAEKGIANGDKVRVWSKRGEIKAVAVVTKRIRSLVSDGKPIHTIGIPIHWGFAATTGAKKGYFANNLTVRSGDPSSNTPESKCMLLNIEKIVGA, encoded by the coding sequence ATGCAGATCTCAAGACGTAAGTTCTTTAAGGTCTGTGCAGGTGGTATGGCGGGCACTTCTGCTGCAATGTTGGGCTTTGCCCCGGCAACAGCATTAGCCGCACCACGCGAGTACAAGCTCTTACGAGCGAAAGAAACTCGCCAAACCTGTACTTACTGTGCTGTAGGCTGTGGAATGATTATGTACAGCCTAGGCGGTGAAGCAATGAATAGCAAAGGGAAACTTTTCCACATTGAAGGTGACTCTGACCATCCGGTAAGTCGCGGTGCATTATGCCCTAAAGGAGCAGGTGCATTAGATTATGTCAATAGCGATCGCCGAGTGCATTATCCGGAAGTGCGTGAACCAGGTTCAAAAGAGTGGAAACGTATTTCATGGCATGAAGCGGTAGAGCGTATTGCCCGTCATATAAAAAATGACCGTGATGATAACTTTATTGAAAAAAATACAGAAGGTACACCGGTCAATCAGTGGCTGACAGCCGGTTTCTTAGCAGGTTCTGCATGTAGTAATGAAACAGGTATTATCACGCAGAAATGGATTCGTTCTCTCGGTATGGTCTTTACCGACAACCAAGCGAGTATCTGACACGGACCAACGGTAGCAAGTCTTGCTCCATCATTTGGTCGCGGTGCGATGACCAACCACTGGGTTGATATTAAGAACGCTGATCTTGTAATCGTTATGGGCGGTAATGCCGCTGAAGCTCACCCTGTCGGTTTCCGCTGGGCAATTGAAGCAAAAAAGCAAAACGGTGCTAAATTAATGGTGGTTGATCCACGCTTTAATCGTAGTGCTGCTGTTGCTGACATCTATATGCCGCTACGTCCGGGTACGGATATTGCGTTCCTGTTAGGTGCGGTCAACTACCTGTTGAAAAACGATAAAATTCAACACGAGTATGTCAAACACTATACCAATGCGACTTTCTTAGTGCATGAAGGCTTTAAATTTGAAGACGGTTTATTTACCGGCTACGATGAAGCTACCCGTACTTATAAAGATCGTTCGACTTGGGCATATCAAATGGACGAAGAAGGCAACCCGAAACGGGATATGACTCTTCAAGATCCTCGTTGTATACTAAATATGTTGCGTGAACACGTTTCCCGTTATACACCGGAAATGGTTGAACGTATTACCGGTACATCACAAAAAGATTTCCTGATTTTCTGTGAAGAGATTGCTAAAACCTCTGCACCGGATAAAGCTGCTACATTCCTTTATGCATTAGGCTGGACACAGCACACCGTAGGTGCGCAAAATATTCGCTCAATGGCAATTATCCAATTACTGTGCGGTAATATTGGTGTTGCCGGTGGTGGGGTAAATGCTCTACGTGGTCACTCAAATGTACAAGGAATTACTGATTTGGGTCTATTCCCTGCACGACTACCGGCATACCTTCCTTTACCAAGCGAATCTGATGTTTCCCTAGAAGCATTCTTAGCTCGAATTACGCCAAAAACGATGGGGACAGGACAAACCAACTACTGGCAGAATACGCCGAAATTCTTCATCAGTATGATGAAGTCCTTCTACGGCGATAAAGCCACTGCGGAAAACGAGTTTGGTTTCCACTATCTGCCGAAACTACAAAAAGGTGGTATCGACCACTTCCGTTTCATTGAGCAGATGTACGAAGGTAAAATTAACGGTTATTTCTGTCAAGGAATGAACCCGATTGCTTCTTACCCGAACTCGCAGAAGATCATCAAAGCATTAAGTAATTTGAAATATTTAGTCATTTTTGACCCGCTTGTTACCGATACTTCCGAGTTCTGGAAAAATCACGGCGAGTTCAATAATGTTAATTCAGAAGAAATCCAAACTGAAGTATTCCGTTTACCAACTACTTGTTTCGCTGAAGAAGAAGGCTCAATTGCAAACTCCGGTCGTTGGTTACAATGGCACTGGAAGGCTTCTGATGCACCGGGTGAAGCAAAGCCGGATATTGATATTTTATCGGAAATCCGTGCAGAACTTATCCATCTTTACCATAAAGAAGGTGGGAAAGCACCGGTTGAACCATTAGAAGCAATGACATGGAATTATACTAATCCGTTAGAACCAAAAGCTGAGGAAATCGCAAAAGAAAATAACGGTTATGCATTAGAAGATGTAAAAGATGCTGATGGTAATGTGATTGTTAAAAAAGGCGAGTTACTTTCAAGTTTCGGTCAAATGCGTGATGATGGTACAACCTCCGGTGCGTGCTGGATTTATACCGGTCAATGGACACAAAAAGGTAACCAAATGGCAAACCGCGATAACTCTGACCCGTCAGGTTTAGGAAATACACTTGGTTGGGCATTTGCATGGCCTGCGAACCGTCGTATTTTATATAACCGTGCATCAGCAGATTTAAGCGGTAAACCATGGAACCCGAGACGTCAGCTGGTTAAATGGAACGGTAAAAACTGGAACTATATTGATGTCGCTGACTTTGGTACAGCTCCACCAAATGCTCCAACAATGCCATTTATTATGCAACCGGAAGGGGTTTCAGGCTTGTTCGTGCGTGAGCGTATGATTGATGGTGCGTTCCCAGAACACTATGAGCCGTTAGAAACACCGATCGGTACTAACCCGTTACACCCTAATGTAATTTATAGCCCTGTTGCACGTATTTTACCAACAGATAAAGCTGATTTAGGTACAAGCGCGGATTTCCCTTATGTAGGGACAACATACCGCTTAACCGAGCATTTCCACTACTGGACGAAAAATTCAATGATCAACGTTATCGCTCAACCTGAGCAATTCGTTGAAATCAGTGAAAAACTGGCTGCCGAAAAAGGTATTGCTAATGGTGATAAAGTTCGTGTTTGGTCTAAACGTGGTGAAATTAAAGCGGTTGCTGTGGTTACTAAACGTATTCGTTCGTTAGTTTCAGACGGCAAACCAATTCACACTATAGGTATTCCGATTCACTGGGGATTTGCAGCTACAACCGGTGCTAAAAAAGGTTACTTTGCGAATAACTTAACTGTGCGTTCGGGTGATCCAAGTTCAAATACGCCGGAATCGAAATGTATGTTGTTAAATATTGAGAAAATTGTGGGGGCATAA
- the fdhD gene encoding formate dehydrogenase accessory sulfurtransferase FdhD: MNKITKKTAKKLSFSIGGIEKQDCEDNLISEVPVALVYNGISHTVMMTTPINLDDFALGFSLAEGILNTPQELYGLDIIEQPTGIEIQLEISTRQFVLLKDKRRSMAGRTGCGVCGVEQLEQVKQSCKIVKKNNRLQAVNPLILEHCLAQLEKAQHLSKETGASHAAAFFSPEGELLAIREDVGRHVALDKLIGWYAKVGFPIGFVFVTSRASFEMVQKCLAVGIEMLCAISATTEMAVNIATENEFTLLAFTRKGKATIYAGEERLSLDKKWTSQFYLPIKSYN, translated from the coding sequence GTGAATAAGATCACAAAAAAAACGGCCAAAAAATTATCATTTTCAATTGGCGGAATTGAAAAACAAGATTGTGAGGATAATTTGATTTCAGAAGTGCCCGTCGCGTTAGTCTATAATGGTATTTCGCACACGGTTATGATGACTACACCAATAAATTTAGACGATTTCGCACTTGGATTCTCTTTAGCGGAAGGTATTTTAAACACCCCTCAAGAGTTATATGGATTAGATATTATTGAGCAACCCACAGGCATTGAAATTCAATTGGAAATTTCCACTCGGCAATTTGTGTTATTAAAAGATAAGCGTCGCTCAATGGCAGGGCGAACAGGTTGTGGAGTTTGTGGTGTTGAGCAATTAGAGCAAGTTAAGCAAAGTTGTAAAATTGTTAAAAAAAATAACCGCTTACAGGCGGTAAATCCGCTAATTTTAGAACATTGTTTAGCCCAGCTTGAGAAAGCTCAACATTTATCAAAAGAGACTGGTGCCAGCCATGCTGCTGCATTTTTCAGCCCTGAAGGAGAATTATTGGCAATTCGAGAAGATGTTGGTAGGCATGTTGCGTTAGATAAACTCATCGGTTGGTACGCCAAAGTTGGTTTTCCTATCGGTTTTGTATTTGTCACCAGCAGAGCGAGTTTTGAAATGGTTCAGAAGTGTCTGGCTGTTGGGATAGAAATGTTGTGTGCTATTTCAGCAACCACCGAAATGGCCGTGAATATAGCAACAGAAAATGAATTTACTTTATTAGCTTTTACCCGTAAAGGGAAAGCCACAATTTATGCCGGAGAAGAGAGACTCTCTTTAGATAAAAAATGGACATCGCAATTTTACTTGCCGATAAAATCATACAATTAA
- a CDS encoding AEC family transporter, protein MDIAILLADKIIQLSLMVLLGYLSVKTKLLTSEQSYPISIIGLYIISPAMLITAFQVDYTTEILNGLYLAFMMAFVLSGILVFLGWVLKQLFKLDNIEQATSIYSNSGNLIIPIVASVFGNEWVIYSIAFIVVQNLLFWSHLRLLICGKGSVPFKKMIFNINIIAIMVGITLFLLHFKLPTTIAATLSTLGHMLGPLSMLVAGMLIASIPFKEIITDKRIYLVAFLRLILIPLILLGVIKLCGFSGWVENGVTIAMISFLATTSPSAATATQMAVAYGQNAKKASAIYGVTTVLCVVTMPLIIWLYQQI, encoded by the coding sequence ATGGACATCGCAATTTTACTTGCCGATAAAATCATACAATTAAGCTTGATGGTGTTATTAGGCTATTTAAGTGTAAAAACAAAATTATTGACCTCTGAGCAAAGTTATCCGATTTCAATTATAGGCTTATATATTATTAGTCCTGCAATGCTGATTACTGCCTTTCAGGTAGATTATACAACCGAAATTCTTAATGGCTTATATCTGGCTTTTATGATGGCATTTGTATTAAGCGGAATATTGGTTTTTCTTGGTTGGGTGCTTAAGCAGCTATTTAAGCTGGATAATATTGAACAAGCAACTTCTATTTATTCTAATTCAGGTAACTTAATTATCCCGATTGTTGCTTCTGTATTTGGAAATGAATGGGTAATTTATTCTATCGCCTTTATTGTGGTACAAAATCTCTTATTTTGGTCGCATTTACGTTTATTGATTTGTGGCAAAGGCAGTGTGCCGTTCAAAAAGATGATCTTTAATATCAATATTATTGCGATTATGGTGGGCATTACCCTCTTTTTACTTCATTTTAAATTGCCTACAACTATTGCAGCTACCTTATCAACTTTAGGTCATATGCTTGGGCCTCTATCTATGTTGGTTGCAGGCATGCTCATTGCCTCTATTCCTTTTAAAGAGATTATTACGGATAAACGAATTTATTTAGTGGCTTTCCTACGTTTGATTCTGATTCCTTTAATTTTATTAGGCGTGATTAAATTATGCGGATTTTCCGGCTGGGTTGAAAATGGCGTTACTATTGCAATGATTAGTTTTTTAGCCACCACCAGCCCTTCTGCAGCGACTGCAACCCAAATGGCTGTGGCTTATGGTCAAAATGCTAAAAAAGCCAGTGCGATTTATGGGGTAACAACGGTACTCTGTGTTGTGACTATGCCACTGATTATTTGGCTTTATCAACAGATATAA
- a CDS encoding peptidylprolyl isomerase: protein MITLHTNFGDIKIELNFEKAPITAKNFEDYCKEGFYNGTIFHRVIDGFMIQGGGMTVGMSEKATKAPIQNEAGNGLSNKRGTLSMARTSDPHSASSQFFINVADNNFLDYRSKEMFGKTVVQEWGYAVFGEVVEGMDVVDKIKGVKTGNKGFHQDVPVEDVVIESVTVA, encoded by the coding sequence ATGATTACATTACACACTAATTTTGGCGACATTAAAATTGAATTAAACTTTGAAAAAGCGCCAATTACGGCTAAAAATTTTGAAGATTACTGTAAAGAGGGTTTTTATAACGGTACTATTTTCCATCGTGTGATTGATGGTTTTATGATTCAAGGTGGTGGTATGACAGTTGGTATGTCAGAAAAAGCAACTAAAGCACCAATCCAAAATGAAGCCGGCAACGGTTTAAGCAACAAACGTGGTACACTTTCAATGGCTCGTACTTCCGATCCTCATTCTGCCAGCTCGCAATTTTTCATCAACGTGGCAGACAATAATTTCTTAGATTACCGTTCAAAAGAGATGTTTGGTAAAACTGTAGTACAAGAATGGGGCTATGCGGTATTTGGCGAAGTCGTTGAGGGTATGGATGTAGTTGATAAAATCAAAGGTGTAAAAACCGGCAATAAAGGCTTCCACCAAGATGTACCGGTTGAAGATGTAGTGATTGAATCAGTTACCGTTGCTTAG
- the cysS gene encoding cysteine--tRNA ligase, with translation MLKIYNTLKREKEEFKPINSEQVGMYVCGVTVYDLCHFGHGRTFVSFDVIARYLRYSGYNLRYVRNITDVDDKIIKRALENNETCDELVERMIAEMHQDFDDLNILRPDVEPRATKHIPEIIAMVEKLIKNGNAYVAADGDVMFDVESFNKYGALSRQNLEQLQAGARVEIKSVKKSPMDFVLWKMSKEGEPSWESPWGNGRPGWHIECSAMNSKELGEHFDIHGGGADLMFPHHENEIAQSCCAHGGDYVNYWLHTGMLTIDKEKMSKSLGNFFSIRHMLGLYDAESLRYFFLTAHYRSLLDYSVENLDLARSALERLYTALRGCDLSGVATTGEQYVEAFKTAMDDDFNTPGALAVLFEMAREINKLKTEDMVKANALAVRLKELAGVLGLLEQDPDIFLKGNTNDDETAEIEALIKQRNEAKASKNWAVADEVRDKLKAMNIVLEDTPNGTIWRKA, from the coding sequence ATGCTCAAAATTTATAACACCCTAAAACGGGAAAAAGAAGAATTCAAACCAATTAATTCTGAGCAGGTGGGAATGTACGTCTGTGGCGTGACAGTTTACGATCTTTGCCATTTCGGGCATGGGCGTACTTTTGTCTCTTTCGATGTAATCGCTCGTTATTTACGATATTCGGGCTACAATTTACGTTATGTCCGCAATATTACTGATGTGGACGATAAAATCATCAAACGTGCGTTAGAAAATAACGAAACGTGCGATGAGTTAGTTGAAAGAATGATTGCCGAAATGCATCAAGATTTTGACGATTTAAACATTTTACGTCCTGATGTTGAGCCTCGAGCAACCAAACATATCCCTGAAATTATTGCTATGGTCGAAAAGTTGATTAAAAATGGCAACGCTTATGTCGCAGCGGATGGCGATGTGATGTTTGATGTAGAGTCATTCAATAAATATGGCGCGTTATCTCGTCAAAACTTAGAGCAACTCCAAGCAGGAGCAAGAGTTGAAATTAAATCGGTGAAGAAAAGCCCGATGGATTTCGTGTTATGGAAAATGTCAAAAGAGGGAGAGCCAAGCTGGGAAAGCCCTTGGGGCAATGGTCGCCCGGGCTGGCATATTGAATGCTCGGCAATGAACAGCAAAGAGCTAGGCGAACACTTTGATATTCACGGCGGCGGTGCGGATTTAATGTTCCCACACCATGAAAACGAAATCGCTCAATCTTGCTGTGCCCATGGTGGTGATTATGTGAACTATTGGTTACACACCGGCATGCTGACGATTGATAAAGAGAAGATGTCAAAATCACTCGGTAACTTCTTCAGTATACGCCATATGCTCGGCTTGTACGATGCGGAATCGCTACGTTATTTCTTCTTAACGGCACATTACCGCTCATTATTAGATTACAGTGTGGAAAACCTTGATTTAGCTCGCTCTGCATTAGAACGCCTATACACAGCCCTGCGTGGTTGTGATCTGTCTGGTGTGGCAACAACAGGAGAGCAATATGTTGAAGCTTTCAAAACCGCAATGGACGATGATTTCAACACGCCGGGAGCATTAGCTGTTTTGTTCGAAATGGCTCGTGAAATAAACAAGCTCAAAACCGAAGATATGGTAAAAGCCAATGCTTTGGCTGTACGCTTAAAGGAACTTGCAGGCGTATTAGGGTTGCTAGAGCAAGATCCGGATATTTTCTTAAAAGGAAATACTAACGATGATGAAACCGCTGAAATTGAGGCACTGATTAAACAACGCAACGAAGCAAAAGCTAGCAAAAACTGGGCGGTTGCTGATGAAGTGCGCGATAAACTCAAAGCAATGAACATCGTACTCGAAGACACCCCAAACGGCACGATTTGGCGTAAAGCTTAA
- the metN gene encoding methionine ABC transporter ATP-binding protein MetN encodes MIQLKNISKQFEVKGNKITALDNVNLEVPRGTIYGVIGASGAGKSTLIRCVNLLERPTIGQVIVDGQDLTAMSDKELISARRNIAMIFQHFNLLSSQTVFENVALSLRLSHTPKDQVEKKVNELLELVGLTDRKDVYPANLSGGQKQRVAIARALASDPHVLLCDEATSALDPATTQSILQLLKDINKRLGLTILLITHEMEVVKRICDRVAVIDRGQLIESGSVSEIFSNPKTELAQKFIQSTFHFDLPQEYTEQLSAMPSENSKPIIKFEFTGRSVDAPLLSIVSKKFGIDFSILMSQIDYAGGVKFGFVIAEVTGNPDSIAEAKFYLMDNNVKVEVLGYVG; translated from the coding sequence ATGATTCAGCTGAAAAATATCAGCAAACAATTTGAGGTGAAGGGCAATAAAATTACTGCTCTAGATAATGTAAACCTAGAGGTTCCGAGAGGCACAATTTATGGTGTAATCGGAGCATCAGGTGCCGGGAAAAGTACCTTAATTCGTTGTGTTAATTTATTAGAACGCCCAACAATTGGGCAAGTGATTGTTGATGGGCAAGATTTAACTGCAATGTCGGATAAAGAGTTGATTTCAGCTCGCCGTAATATTGCGATGATTTTCCAACATTTTAATTTGCTTTCTTCACAGACTGTATTTGAGAATGTGGCGTTGTCTTTGCGTTTAAGTCATACGCCTAAAGATCAAGTTGAGAAAAAAGTGAATGAATTATTGGAGTTAGTCGGGTTAACTGATCGTAAAGATGTTTATCCGGCAAATCTTTCGGGCGGACAAAAACAGCGTGTGGCAATTGCCCGTGCGTTAGCAAGCGACCCGCATGTGTTACTTTGTGATGAAGCAACCAGTGCATTAGACCCGGCAACTACGCAATCTATTCTTCAATTATTAAAAGATATTAATAAACGCTTAGGTTTAACTATTTTATTGATTACACACGAAATGGAAGTGGTAAAACGTATTTGCGACCGTGTGGCAGTAATTGATAGAGGACAGTTGATTGAGTCAGGCTCGGTAAGCGAGATTTTCTCTAATCCGAAAACAGAATTGGCACAGAAGTTTATCCAATCAACTTTCCATTTTGATTTGCCGCAAGAATATACCGAGCAACTTTCAGCTATGCCAAGCGAAAATAGTAAGCCGATAATTAAATTTGAATTTACCGGCCGTTCGGTTGATGCCCCATTGCTTTCAATTGTATCGAAAAAATTTGGTATTGATTTTAGTATTTTGATGTCGCAAATTGATTATGCCGGTGGAGTAAAATTCGGTTTTGTTATTGCAGAAGTAACAGGAAATCCGGATTCTATTGCTGAGGCTAAGTTTTATTTAATGGATAATAATGTAAAAGTAGAGGTGTTAGGCTATGTGGGCTGA
- a CDS encoding methionine ABC transporter permease, which produces MWADFIKEMTPQMWGLVWESTFETIYMGFVATALAVVIGLPIGFLAFLTGKGEILENRRLHQILDVIINIGRSIPFIILLIILLPFTRLIVGTTLGTTAAIVPLSISAIPFFARLTSNALLEIPSGLTEAAKSMGATNWQVVSKFYLPESLPILINGITLTLVALIGYSAMAGAVGGGGLGNLAISYGEHRNMVYVKWIATIIIVAIVMVSQKIGDYLAKRYDHR; this is translated from the coding sequence ATGTGGGCTGATTTTATAAAAGAGATGACGCCACAGATGTGGGGCTTAGTATGGGAATCTACTTTTGAAACCATCTATATGGGATTTGTGGCAACGGCTTTAGCAGTGGTGATTGGTTTACCAATCGGCTTTTTAGCCTTTTTGACCGGCAAAGGCGAGATTTTGGAAAACCGAAGATTACATCAGATTTTAGATGTCATTATTAACATCGGGCGTTCTATTCCGTTTATTATTTTATTGATTATTTTATTACCATTTACTCGTTTAATTGTCGGAACTACTTTAGGAACAACCGCAGCAATTGTGCCATTAAGTATTTCAGCCATTCCGTTTTTTGCACGTTTAACTTCCAATGCATTATTGGAAATTCCCTCAGGTTTGACAGAGGCTGCAAAATCGATGGGCGCAACTAATTGGCAGGTTGTAAGTAAATTTTATTTGCCGGAATCATTACCAATTTTAATCAATGGTATTACCTTAACCTTAGTTGCCTTAATTGGCTATTCAGCTATGGCTGGAGCTGTTGGCGGCGGTGGTTTAGGTAATTTAGCAATCAGTTACGGCGAACACCGTAATATGGTTTATGTAAAATGGATCGCAACAATCATTATTGTCGCGATTGTGATGGTGAGCCAAAAAATAGGCGACTATTTGGCAAAACGTTACGATCATCGTTAA
- a CDS encoding MetQ/NlpA family lipoprotein — MNFKNVLGMVLVSALALTACKDEKKAEPAAQVATPAVKIKVGVMSGPEHTVAERAAQIAKEKYGLEVEFVLFNDYALPNTAVSKGDLDVNAMQHKPYLDKDSQSKGLNNLVIVGNTFVYPLAGYSKKIKNVSELAEEAVIAVPNDPSNLARALILLEKQGLIKLKDNTNLFSTSLDIIENPKNLKIKEVDTSVAAKALDDVDLAVVNNTYAGQVGLNTQDHGVFVESKDSPYVNIIVSRQDNKDSANVQNFIKSYQTEEVYQEAQKHFKDGVVKGW, encoded by the coding sequence ATGAATTTCAAGAATGTATTAGGCATGGTGTTAGTATCTGCATTGGCATTAACAGCTTGTAAGGATGAGAAAAAAGCAGAGCCGGCCGCTCAAGTTGCTACACCGGCTGTAAAAATTAAAGTGGGTGTAATGTCCGGTCCGGAGCATACTGTTGCAGAACGTGCAGCTCAAATTGCGAAAGAAAAATATGGCTTAGAAGTAGAATTTGTTTTATTCAATGACTACGCATTACCAAACACAGCGGTAAGCAAAGGTGATTTGGACGTGAATGCTATGCAGCACAAACCATACTTAGATAAAGATAGCCAATCAAAAGGTTTAAATAACTTAGTGATTGTAGGTAATACCTTTGTCTATCCATTAGCAGGTTATTCGAAAAAAATTAAGAATGTATCTGAGTTAGCAGAAGAGGCTGTCATTGCGGTACCAAACGACCCTTCAAACTTAGCTCGTGCGTTAATTTTGCTTGAAAAACAAGGCTTAATTAAATTAAAAGATAACACTAACTTATTTTCAACATCGCTAGATATTATCGAAAATCCAAAGAATTTAAAAATTAAAGAAGTAGACACTTCTGTTGCTGCAAAAGCATTAGATGATGTGGATTTAGCGGTAGTTAATAACACTTACGCAGGGCAAGTTGGCTTAAATACACAAGATCACGGGGTATTTGTTGAATCTAAAGATTCACCATATGTGAATATTATTGTATCTCGCCAAGATAATAAAGATTCTGCAAATGTACAAAACTTTATTAAGTCTTACCAAACCGAAGAAGTGTATCAAGAAGCACAAAAACACTTTAAAGACGGTGTTGTAAAAGGCTGGTAA
- a CDS encoding MetQ/NlpA family ABC transporter substrate-binding protein, which yields MNFKKLLSVALVSALALTACKEEKTQTAAEPAKVEKQAPLKVGVMTGPEAQMTEVAVKIAKEKYGLDVELVQFTEYTQPNAALHAKDLDANAFQTVPYMEQEIKDRGYKLAVIGNTLVWPIAAYSKKIKNISELKEGATVAIPNNASNTARALLLLQAHDLLKLKDPKNVFATENDIIENPKNIKIVQADTALLTRMLDDVELAVINNTYAGQAGLSPDKDGIIVESKDSPYVNLVVSREDNKDDPRLQTFVKSFQTEEVFQEALKLFNGGVVKGW from the coding sequence ATGAACTTTAAAAAACTATTAAGCGTGGCGTTAGTGTCTGCTTTAGCATTAACCGCGTGTAAAGAAGAAAAAACGCAAACAGCAGCAGAACCTGCAAAAGTGGAGAAACAAGCTCCGTTAAAAGTCGGCGTAATGACAGGACCTGAAGCACAAATGACCGAAGTCGCAGTAAAAATTGCGAAAGAAAAATATGGTTTAGATGTGGAGTTAGTGCAATTTACTGAATACACACAACCAAATGCGGCATTACATGCGAAAGATTTAGATGCTAACGCATTCCAAACTGTACCGTATATGGAACAGGAAATAAAAGATCGTGGCTATAAGTTAGCTGTTATTGGTAACACCCTGGTATGGCCGATTGCCGCTTATTCGAAAAAAATCAAAAATATTTCTGAGCTAAAAGAAGGCGCAACGGTTGCGATTCCAAATAATGCAAGTAACACTGCCCGTGCGTTATTATTACTTCAGGCACATGATTTACTTAAATTAAAAGATCCAAAAAATGTATTTGCTACTGAAAATGATATTATCGAAAACCCGAAAAATATCAAAATCGTGCAAGCTGACACAGCATTATTAACCCGTATGTTAGATGATGTTGAATTAGCGGTAATCAACAATACTTATGCAGGTCAAGCTGGTTTAAGCCCTGATAAAGACGGTATCATTGTAGAATCAAAAGATTCACCCTATGTTAACTTAGTAGTTAGCCGTGAAGATAATAAAGATGATCCTCGTTTACAAACATTCGTGAAATCATTCCAAACTGAAGAAGTGTTCCAAGAAGCATTAAAATTATTTAACGGTGGTGTGGTAAAAGGTTGGTAA